The following proteins are encoded in a genomic region of Microcoleus sp. FACHB-68:
- a CDS encoding glycosyltransferase family 2 protein, translated as MDIFLEKPAVRNSSANELIPDVSVVVPIFNEVESLPQLIEAIVTTLRASDLNYEIICVDDGSTDGSGELLRQLVRTGLEDKFATESETSQAKSNPNGHLRAVLLRRNYGQTAAMAAGFNHAQGRTIVTLDGDLQNDPADIPLLVAKLDEGYDLVSGWRKNRQDAALTRLLPSKIANWLIARVTGVKLNDYGCSLKAYRAELVADLNLYGELHRFLPALAFIEGARITQMPVRHHARRFGQSKYGLDRTFRVLMDLFTIFFMKKFLTRPMHVFGLFGLISMIFGTIIGLYLTFVKLGLGQSIGNRPLLILAVLLLVTGLQLFSFGLITELLMRTYHESQGRPIYRVREVIEPKG; from the coding sequence ATGGACATATTTCTTGAAAAACCGGCAGTGCGAAATAGTTCTGCTAACGAGCTGATCCCAGATGTGTCGGTGGTTGTGCCAATTTTTAACGAAGTGGAAAGCCTGCCTCAACTGATTGAGGCAATTGTAACCACACTCAGGGCAAGCGACCTAAACTACGAAATCATCTGTGTAGATGATGGCTCAACAGATGGCTCAGGAGAACTGCTTAGGCAACTTGTCCGAACAGGTTTAGAAGATAAATTTGCCACGGAATCTGAGACTTCTCAGGCAAAATCTAACCCAAACGGCCACCTGCGAGCGGTATTATTGCGTCGCAACTACGGTCAAACTGCCGCGATGGCAGCAGGATTTAATCATGCTCAGGGCCGTACCATCGTTACATTAGATGGCGACTTGCAAAACGATCCAGCGGATATTCCTCTACTGGTCGCTAAATTAGATGAAGGCTATGACTTAGTCAGTGGCTGGCGCAAAAACCGGCAAGACGCAGCGTTAACACGGTTGCTGCCGTCTAAAATTGCTAACTGGCTGATCGCGCGAGTCACCGGCGTGAAATTGAACGATTACGGCTGCTCACTCAAAGCTTACCGCGCCGAACTGGTAGCAGACCTGAACCTTTATGGAGAGTTACATCGATTTTTGCCGGCACTTGCCTTTATTGAAGGGGCAAGAATCACTCAGATGCCGGTGCGCCACCATGCCCGCCGGTTCGGTCAGAGTAAATACGGGTTAGACCGGACATTCCGCGTGCTGATGGATTTATTCACTATTTTCTTCATGAAAAAATTCCTCACGCGCCCTATGCACGTTTTTGGCCTGTTTGGTCTAATTTCCATGATATTCGGGACAATAATAGGGCTTTATTTAACCTTCGTCAAACTCGGTTTGGGTCAAAGTATTGGCAACCGGCCTTTGCTCATTTTGGCTGTCTTGCTTCTTGTCACCGGCCTGCAGTTATTTAGCTTTGGTCTAATAACAGAACTGTTGATGCGTACCTACCACGAATCTCAAGGTCGCCCCATCTACCGCGTGCGAGAGGTGATTGAGCCTAAAGGCTAG
- a CDS encoding MFS transporter, translating to MKVFFTLEPQRRKSLLVLFFAGLLFWASMASLLPTLPLYVEYVGGTKQQIGLVMGAFALGLLPSRAWLGPLADRRGRKIVLLLGATVASLAPFGYLLVDSIPWLMVIRAFHGISIAAFTTGYSALVTDLSPPKQRGELLGYMSLVNPIGMALGPAIGGFLLESTGYPPLFLMSAGLGVLSLLFTTRVTEGDAEPASQPAQNMTKPAGQKYWRLLFSPRVRIPSLVLFMIGLVFGTISTFVPLFMKETGVALNPGLFYSAAAVASFTIRLPTGPASDRYGRGLFITGSLVCYCVSMLVLWNSYSPRDFLLAAIIEGAASGTLLPMMIALIADRSEPKERGRYFSLCIGGFDFALVLAGPILGAIAESVGYRNMFAIAAVIALLAFIIFITFSSKSLSHSLRFAVGREKDVYALEAKN from the coding sequence TTGAAAGTTTTCTTCACGCTTGAACCGCAGCGGCGCAAAAGTTTGCTGGTTTTGTTCTTCGCCGGCTTGTTGTTTTGGGCGAGTATGGCCTCTCTGCTGCCAACTTTGCCGCTTTATGTTGAGTATGTGGGTGGCACAAAGCAACAAATTGGTCTGGTAATGGGTGCCTTTGCCCTGGGTTTGCTGCCATCTCGTGCTTGGTTAGGGCCACTGGCAGACCGGCGGGGGCGTAAAATTGTTTTGCTTCTGGGTGCGACTGTGGCATCTCTCGCACCGTTTGGCTATTTATTGGTTGATTCGATTCCCTGGCTGATGGTAATCCGTGCTTTCCACGGCATTAGTATTGCGGCATTTACCACCGGCTACAGCGCCCTTGTAACCGATTTATCCCCACCGAAACAACGGGGTGAGTTACTGGGATATATGAGTTTGGTTAATCCGATTGGGATGGCACTAGGGCCGGCAATTGGGGGCTTTTTGCTAGAGTCCACCGGCTACCCGCCGCTATTTCTCATGTCTGCCGGTTTAGGGGTGCTGAGTCTGCTGTTTACTACACGGGTTACGGAAGGCGATGCTGAACCGGCAAGCCAACCCGCACAAAACATGACCAAGCCAGCCGGTCAAAAATACTGGCGGCTGTTATTTAGCCCCCGTGTCCGCATTCCCAGTCTTGTACTATTCATGATTGGCTTGGTATTCGGGACGATAAGTACCTTCGTGCCTTTGTTCATGAAGGAGACAGGTGTTGCGTTGAATCCCGGTTTGTTCTACAGTGCTGCTGCTGTGGCTAGCTTTACGATCCGCTTACCCACAGGGCCGGCTTCAGATCGCTATGGTCGTGGACTGTTTATCACCGGCAGCTTAGTTTGCTACTGTGTGTCGATGCTAGTGCTATGGAATTCTTACAGTCCCAGAGACTTTTTGCTGGCTGCAATCATTGAAGGGGCTGCGTCAGGGACGTTGCTACCCATGATGATCGCCCTGATTGCTGATCGCAGCGAACCGAAAGAACGGGGCCGGTATTTTTCTTTATGTATCGGTGGCTTTGACTTTGCGCTGGTACTTGCCGGCCCGATTTTGGGTGCGATCGCCGAGTCTGTCGGTTATCGAAATATGTTTGCGATTGCTGCAGTGATTGCATTGCTCGCCTTCATCATTTTCATTACCTTCTCGAGCAAAAGTTTATCCCATTCCCTCAGATTTGCGGTGGGGCGGGAAAAAGATGTTTATGCTTTAGAAGCCAAAAACTAA
- the moaC gene encoding cyclic pyranopterin monophosphate synthase MoaC: MTQDFFSTSNLPAQNQLTHLDEQGEARMVDVSGKQATVRQAVAAGQVRMSQATFEVIQAGNAPKGDVLGTAKIAGIMAAKQTSQLIPLCHPLPLHKVDVQLIPDPQLPGYQIRAQVITKAETGVEMEALTAVSIAALTLYDMAKALEKSIEIESIRLISKAGGKSGDYQR; this comes from the coding sequence ATGACACAAGATTTTTTTTCTACTTCCAACTTGCCGGCACAAAACCAGCTCACTCACTTGGATGAGCAGGGCGAAGCCCGGATGGTGGATGTTTCTGGAAAGCAAGCCACTGTGCGGCAAGCCGTCGCTGCCGGCCAAGTGCGAATGTCACAGGCTACGTTTGAAGTGATTCAAGCCGGCAACGCGCCAAAGGGCGATGTTTTGGGAACGGCCAAAATTGCTGGGATCATGGCAGCCAAGCAAACATCCCAGCTGATCCCCCTGTGCCATCCCCTCCCCCTGCACAAAGTAGATGTCCAGCTGATTCCTGATCCCCAACTGCCGGGATATCAAATTCGCGCCCAAGTCATCACCAAGGCAGAAACCGGCGTAGAAATGGAAGCCCTAACTGCTGTTTCCATTGCCGCACTCACGCTCTACGACATGGCCAAAGCCCTTGAGAAGTCCATCGAGATTGAATCAATTCGTTTGATCAGCAAAGCCGGTGGCAAATCTGGCGATTACCAACGTTAG
- a CDS encoding 2TM domain-containing protein translates to MPPRWPRKPDRQDPAYRRLDDRMNFAIHVAAFGACNSSIWFFRNLQSSAWNWTPWLTGIWLTVLLGHALYVFAIADYSDSAPASLSKASSESGPPSS, encoded by the coding sequence ATGCCCCCTCGTTGGCCACGCAAACCAGACCGGCAAGACCCCGCCTACCGGCGTTTAGACGACCGGATGAATTTTGCCATACACGTTGCCGCTTTTGGTGCGTGCAACTCTAGTATTTGGTTTTTCCGCAACTTGCAATCTTCGGCGTGGAATTGGACGCCTTGGCTAACCGGCATTTGGCTGACGGTTTTGCTGGGTCACGCCCTTTACGTTTTCGCGATTGCCGATTACTCTGACTCTGCTCCCGCATCTTTGAGCAAAGCCTCTTCTGAATCTGGGCCGCCGTCATCATAA
- a CDS encoding CHASE2 domain-containing protein: MQPDRHSKPTKWIKLKQQHWQRHRVLLTSLSVAGFIIILRLSGVLQPLEWAALDQFFRWRPLEPVDKRVVIVGIDEEDINQIGRWPISDAVLAQVLQKLDAAKPRAIGLDIYRNFPVEPGNSQLVKTVKSIPNIIGIERIQDEKWPAVPPPPMLSQPQQVGFNNMIIDSDRKVRRAVLYWWPGDDTTRKSFALQLVLRYLKAEKISIKALAKGSDRLQLGGGILQPLEAHDGAYVAVDAKGYQILANYRGPAGHFLTVSISDVLAGKVPADVFRDRIVLIGSTAVSLKDYLDTPYTGSLISRRQSMSAVEVHANFISQILSLALNERPLIQVWHEPIEKVWILVWSWIGASLSWRVRSPRWSALSIFLAGAGLSGFCYVVFLLGWWLPVVPPLLTLCGSAVAITAYFANLEDELKKSKEFLYTVINTIPDPIFVKNKEHRWVVLNEAYCRFIGYPYEKLIEKLESDFFPAQEAEAFWDQDELVFNSGQGKESEEKFTDAKGFTHLIATKRSLHKDAAGNLFLVGVIRDITERKQIEEDLKRTAAELARSNEELKLSEDRLRHLAYHDTLTGLPNRKLFYERLCQSLERAGINHQMVALLFLDLDGFKCVNDTLGHEIGDLLLKAVSARLTGCLRGSDTVSRLGGDEFTVILPAIPSIPDAEKVADKILTTLSHPFIIEGTTIAVTTSIGISLYPLHAEEIDSLINKADAAMYCAKDLGKNQYHVA, encoded by the coding sequence ATGCAGCCAGATAGACACTCAAAACCCACGAAATGGATCAAATTAAAGCAACAGCATTGGCAAAGGCATCGCGTCTTGCTGACGTCTTTAAGTGTTGCCGGCTTTATTATAATTTTGCGTCTTTCTGGTGTTTTGCAGCCTTTAGAATGGGCAGCATTAGATCAGTTTTTTCGCTGGCGTCCCCTCGAACCCGTCGATAAACGAGTCGTGATTGTGGGGATTGATGAGGAAGACATCAATCAAATTGGACGATGGCCGATTTCGGACGCAGTGCTGGCCCAGGTTTTGCAAAAGTTGGATGCTGCCAAGCCTCGCGCCATCGGTCTGGATATTTATCGGAATTTCCCAGTAGAACCCGGTAATTCTCAGTTAGTGAAAACTGTCAAGTCAATTCCTAACATTATTGGGATTGAACGAATTCAAGATGAAAAGTGGCCGGCGGTTCCTCCCCCGCCGATGCTGAGTCAGCCCCAGCAGGTGGGTTTTAATAACATGATTATTGACTCAGATCGCAAGGTTCGTCGTGCTGTGCTGTACTGGTGGCCGGGGGATGATACGACTCGTAAAAGTTTTGCGCTGCAACTGGTGTTGAGGTATCTCAAGGCAGAAAAGATCAGCATCAAAGCACTTGCGAAAGGTTCTGATCGTTTGCAGTTGGGGGGGGGCATCTTGCAACCCTTGGAAGCTCATGATGGGGCTTATGTGGCGGTAGATGCAAAAGGTTATCAAATTTTGGCAAACTATCGCGGCCCTGCCGGTCACTTTCTCACGGTATCGATAAGCGATGTTCTCGCCGGCAAGGTTCCTGCTGATGTTTTTCGAGATCGCATTGTCTTGATCGGTTCAACGGCTGTCAGTCTCAAGGATTATTTAGATACGCCTTACACCGGCAGCCTCATCTCCAGGCGTCAATCGATGTCTGCCGTTGAGGTTCACGCCAATTTTATCAGTCAGATTCTCAGTCTGGCCCTAAATGAACGACCCTTAATCCAAGTCTGGCATGAGCCGATTGAAAAGGTATGGATTCTAGTTTGGTCTTGGATTGGGGCGAGTCTGAGTTGGAGAGTGCGTTCGCCGAGATGGTCTGCCCTGAGTATTTTTCTGGCGGGTGCCGGCTTAAGTGGCTTTTGTTACGTGGTGTTTTTACTCGGATGGTGGCTGCCGGTGGTGCCGCCACTGCTAACGCTGTGTGGGTCGGCGGTAGCGATCACGGCCTATTTTGCCAATCTTGAGGATGAACTCAAAAAATCTAAAGAATTTTTATATACGGTAATTAATACAATTCCCGATCCTATCTTTGTTAAAAATAAAGAACATCGGTGGGTTGTTTTAAATGAGGCGTATTGCCGATTTATTGGCTATCCTTATGAAAAATTAATTGAAAAATTAGAGTCCGACTTTTTTCCGGCCCAGGAAGCGGAAGCTTTTTGGGATCAAGATGAACTGGTCTTTAACAGTGGTCAAGGCAAGGAATCGGAGGAAAAGTTTACAGATGCTAAAGGCTTCACTCATTTGATCGCGACCAAGCGTTCGCTCCACAAAGATGCTGCCGGCAATTTGTTTTTAGTGGGTGTGATTCGTGATATTACTGAGCGAAAGCAGATAGAAGAAGATTTAAAACGCACGGCAGCGGAATTAGCGCGTTCTAATGAAGAATTAAAACTTTCAGAAGATCGATTGCGTCATTTGGCCTATCACGACACACTCACCGGCTTGCCCAATCGGAAACTCTTTTACGAACGCTTATGCCAGTCTTTAGAACGAGCCGGCATAAATCATCAAATGGTGGCTCTTTTATTTTTGGATTTAGATGGCTTCAAATGCGTTAATGACACCCTAGGGCATGAAATTGGTGATTTACTGCTGAAAGCCGTTTCAGCCCGATTAACCGGGTGCTTGCGTGGTAGTGATACGGTTTCCCGTCTGGGTGGAGATGAGTTTACAGTAATTTTGCCGGCAATTCCCAGCATACCGGATGCCGAAAAAGTAGCAGACAAAATTTTAACAACTTTATCCCATCCCTTTATAATTGAGGGAACGACGATTGCGGTGACAACCAGTATTGGCATCAGTTTGTATCCCCTGCACGCTGAAGAAATTGATTCTTTAATTAATAAAGCGGATGCAGCTATGTACTGTGCCAAAGACTTGGGTAAGAACCAATATCACGTTGCCTGA
- the nadB gene encoding L-aspartate oxidase, which produces MNPANTDSSTQLNLPSQFDVLVVGTGAAGLYAALCLPEHFQVGLITKDRLPQSASDWAQGGMAAAISSEDSPKLHIEDTLKAGAGLCEFEAVRFLAEKAPECVHSLVKLGVAFDRQGDDLALTLEAAHSRRRVLHAADTTGRAVVGTLTAQVLNRKNIQVIQQAFALSLWIDPDTQRCQGICLVYQGQISWVRAGAVVLATGGGGQVFAQTTNPGVSTGDGVAIAWRAGAILRDLEFVQFHPTALTKAGAPRFLISEAVRGEGAHLVDDQGYRFAFDYHPAGELAPRDIVSRAIFSHFQRMGVDPADANVWLDLRPIPEERIRHRFPNIIQVCRQWGIDVFSQPVPVAPAAHYWMGGIMTDLINQTSIPGLYAIGETASTGVHGGNRLASNSLLECIVFGAQLAHLDFPLSPSASIPLSPSSPLPLSAKDWATGQAKIEALRQDLPRLVWQSAGICRGQAALASALNLIETWQAEFLALAMSKFLLNLQPAQTLSINLPDADVHLRSWGETRNLLDVAYLILTSAQFRTESRGGHYRTDFPQPDPAWQVHTSIQNSHWWQSPVGTTVDS; this is translated from the coding sequence GTGAATCCTGCAAATACTGATTCATCAACCCAGCTAAACCTCCCAAGCCAGTTTGATGTCCTCGTCGTGGGCACCGGCGCAGCGGGGCTGTATGCGGCGCTTTGCCTGCCAGAACACTTCCAGGTTGGCTTGATTACAAAAGATAGGCTGCCTCAGTCCGCAAGTGATTGGGCGCAAGGCGGTATGGCGGCTGCTATCTCATCAGAAGATTCACCCAAACTCCACATTGAAGATACGTTGAAAGCCGGTGCCGGCTTGTGTGAGTTTGAGGCGGTGCGATTTCTCGCTGAAAAAGCCCCAGAATGCGTACACTCGCTGGTAAAGTTGGGGGTAGCGTTTGACCGGCAAGGAGACGACCTAGCACTGACGCTAGAAGCTGCTCACTCGCGCCGGCGTGTCCTCCATGCCGCAGACACTACAGGACGTGCGGTTGTCGGCACCCTCACAGCTCAAGTTTTAAACCGTAAGAATATTCAGGTGATCCAGCAAGCGTTTGCCTTGAGTCTCTGGATCGATCCCGACACGCAACGCTGTCAGGGGATTTGCTTAGTGTATCAAGGGCAAATTAGCTGGGTGCGTGCCGGCGCTGTGGTGCTGGCAACCGGCGGCGGCGGCCAAGTTTTTGCTCAAACAACTAATCCAGGGGTGAGCACCGGCGATGGAGTGGCCATTGCATGGCGTGCCGGTGCCATTTTGCGAGATTTAGAATTTGTCCAATTTCACCCCACCGCCCTCACCAAAGCCGGTGCGCCGCGATTTTTGATCAGTGAGGCAGTGCGGGGCGAGGGGGCGCACTTAGTCGATGATCAGGGATATCGCTTTGCCTTTGATTACCACCCTGCCGGTGAACTCGCCCCCAGAGATATCGTCAGCCGTGCGATTTTTAGTCATTTTCAGCGGATGGGGGTAGATCCGGCTGATGCAAACGTTTGGTTAGATTTACGTCCCATTCCAGAGGAGAGAATTCGTCACCGATTCCCGAATATTATCCAAGTATGCCGGCAGTGGGGAATTGATGTGTTCTCCCAACCCGTGCCGGTGGCACCGGCAGCTCATTACTGGATGGGTGGCATCATGACCGATTTAATCAACCAAACATCGATTCCGGGTTTATACGCAATCGGGGAAACCGCCAGTACAGGCGTGCACGGAGGCAACCGCCTTGCGAGTAATTCCTTACTTGAATGTATCGTCTTCGGTGCTCAACTTGCTCACCTAGACTTTCCCCTCTCCCCGTCTGCCTCTATTCCCCTCTCCCCCTCTTCCCCGCTTCCCCTGTCTGCAAAGGACTGGGCGACTGGGCAAGCCAAAATAGAAGCGCTGCGGCAAGATTTACCCCGCTTAGTTTGGCAAAGTGCCGGTATCTGCCGGGGACAGGCGGCGTTAGCCTCCGCCCTTAATTTGATAGAAACTTGGCAAGCAGAATTTTTGGCGCTTGCCATGAGCAAGTTCCTGCTTAACTTACAACCCGCCCAAACTCTCAGTATCAATTTACCGGATGCAGATGTGCACTTACGGAGTTGGGGAGAAACCCGCAACTTACTGGATGTGGCGTACTTAATTTTGACAAGCGCACAGTTTCGCACAGAAAGTCGAGGCGGACACTATCGCACAGATTTCCCTCAGCCAGATCCGGCTTGGCAAGTCCACACCTCAATCCAAAATTCTCACTGGTGGCAGTCGCCGGTTGGCACGACTGTAGACTCGTAG
- the psbU gene encoding photosystem II complex extrinsic protein PsbU: MRRLVRLLAVVGLLVGCLGWLGLPQNAYAANLSGVAFVQTPVLAESGLRNRIDDKLNTEFGQKIDLNNTNVRAFRSYPGLYPTLAGKIVENAPYEKVDDVLNISGLTERQKEVLQANLGKFTVTDVESALVEGDDRINNGVY; the protein is encoded by the coding sequence ATGAGACGATTGGTTCGCCTGTTGGCAGTTGTCGGCCTGTTAGTGGGCTGCCTGGGATGGTTGGGTCTGCCTCAGAATGCTTACGCTGCTAACTTGAGCGGTGTGGCATTTGTGCAAACGCCGGTTTTGGCCGAGTCAGGTTTGCGAAATCGGATAGACGACAAGCTAAATACCGAGTTTGGCCAAAAAATCGATCTAAATAACACCAATGTACGGGCATTTCGCAGTTATCCAGGGCTGTACCCAACCCTGGCCGGCAAAATTGTTGAAAATGCGCCCTATGAAAAGGTCGATGATGTACTCAACATTTCAGGCTTGACCGAACGCCAAAAAGAAGTGCTACAAGCCAACCTCGGCAAGTTCACGGTAACTGATGTGGAATCAGCCTTAGTAGAAGGTGATGATCGGATTAATAACGGCGTCTACTAG
- a CDS encoding FHA domain-containing protein produces MLKLQPTPHLVLRTEAGNRYLPLAGSSCWTIGRSEDNNFVLPDRWISRNHAMLQRMENGEFYLIDLGSRNGSFVNGRRVSIPVTLQNGDRLTFGQTELAFSCQSSLDAAKDDEDSDDFTATAALHVRRLISVMVVDIRSFTVLTRQLEDHILSEVIGSWFRQSGEILRSHGSWVDKYIGDAVMAVWFHSTQKVSNQEVIQIFQALSALHQVTEDLSQRYPLPFPLRIGAGVNTGYAMVGNTGSGDRPDYTALGDTVNAAFRLESSTKEIGMDIALGETTYQHLSAIGASEAPFQAYTVNLKGYDSPTLTYASTFAHLHKFLHRKRQDP; encoded by the coding sequence GTGCTGAAGTTACAACCCACTCCTCATCTAGTTCTAAGAACCGAAGCCGGTAATCGCTATCTGCCCTTAGCGGGTAGTAGTTGCTGGACAATTGGGCGCAGTGAAGATAACAATTTTGTTCTCCCAGATCGGTGGATCTCTCGCAACCACGCAATGTTGCAGCGCATGGAGAATGGAGAGTTTTATCTCATTGATTTGGGCAGCCGCAATGGTTCATTTGTGAACGGGCGGCGGGTGAGCATTCCCGTGACGCTACAAAATGGGGATCGCCTCACCTTTGGCCAAACAGAGTTAGCATTCTCCTGTCAATCTAGTCTCGATGCCGCCAAAGATGACGAAGACTCGGACGATTTTACGGCAACAGCGGCATTGCACGTGCGCCGGCTGATCTCTGTAATGGTGGTTGATATCCGCAGTTTCACCGTACTGACTCGCCAGCTAGAGGATCACATCCTTTCTGAGGTGATCGGGAGTTGGTTCCGCCAGTCAGGGGAGATTCTGCGATCTCACGGCAGCTGGGTTGATAAATATATTGGGGATGCGGTGATGGCTGTTTGGTTTCACAGCACTCAAAAAGTCAGTAATCAAGAGGTGATTCAGATTTTTCAAGCGCTGAGTGCCCTACATCAAGTCACGGAGGATCTCAGTCAGCGCTACCCCTTACCGTTTCCCTTACGCATCGGTGCCGGCGTCAATACAGGTTACGCAATGGTGGGGAACACCGGCAGCGGAGATCGCCCCGACTATACCGCCCTGGGGGATACGGTAAACGCCGCTTTTCGTCTGGAATCTTCCACAAAAGAAATTGGCATGGATATCGCTTTGGGCGAAACTACCTACCAACATCTCTCAGCTATTGGCGCTTCAGAAGCCCCGTTTCAGGCATATACAGTGAATCTTAAAGGCTACGATAGCCCAACCCTGACGTATGCCAGCACATTTGCCCACTTGCATAAGTTTTTGCACCGGAAACGTCAAGATCCTTAG
- a CDS encoding DUF3120 domain-containing protein encodes MFNETLSSYTSNPQPAEPTSNFSHAFLWKITLSESWRIFAAAIFLVSVPVFFQAPLVRQFPLLSLALTGCLVWLGWRLLSNSSTHVWGDLLLGFTGSWLAGSIYWGWLRWEPVLHLPVEAICLPVALWCITRRRLQVGSWFYLGSLLGTAITDIYFYLVDLIPHWRQIMQVDPALALPIFQSATKQVQTPWGIGWAMVLLVVLLVAGVVPLRSKQLHWWAFGGAVLSTILVDSLFWFAASAA; translated from the coding sequence TTGTTTAACGAAACTTTGTCCTCCTACACTTCTAACCCGCAGCCAGCGGAGCCGACCAGCAATTTTTCCCATGCTTTCTTATGGAAAATTACCTTAAGCGAAAGTTGGCGGATTTTCGCAGCGGCGATCTTCCTAGTTTCAGTGCCCGTATTTTTCCAAGCGCCCCTGGTACGGCAATTTCCGTTGCTGAGCTTAGCACTGACCGGCTGCTTGGTGTGGCTGGGTTGGAGGCTGCTATCAAATTCCTCAACCCATGTGTGGGGAGACTTATTGCTGGGGTTCACCGGCAGTTGGTTAGCCGGTTCAATTTATTGGGGCTGGTTGCGTTGGGAACCCGTACTGCACTTGCCGGTGGAGGCAATTTGTCTGCCGGTGGCATTGTGGTGCATCACCCGTCGCCGGCTGCAAGTAGGTAGTTGGTTTTATTTGGGTTCTTTATTAGGCACCGCCATTACCGACATATATTTTTATTTAGTCGATTTAATTCCGCATTGGCGGCAGATTATGCAAGTTGATCCCGCACTCGCGCTGCCAATCTTCCAAAGTGCCACCAAACAAGTGCAGACGCCTTGGGGCATCGGCTGGGCAATGGTTTTGCTCGTCGTTCTACTCGTTGCCGGTGTTGTCCCCTTGCGCTCAAAGCAGCTCCACTGGTGGGCGTTTGGTGGGGCAGTGTTGAGCACAATCTTGGTAGATAGCCTATTTTGGTTTGCCGCTTCTGCTGCCTGA
- a CDS encoding undecaprenyl-diphosphate phosphatase, producing the protein MNIFQAFILGLVQGLTEFLPISSTAHLKVVPVLLGWGDPGSAFTAVIQLGSIAAVLWYFWSDLSQVVNGAVRALVRREYDDKDFRIALGIALGTLPIIVGGILIKVFVPDYDNSPLRSLGAIAIASIVMAVLLGVAESIGKRKRDFSQLGMQDGILMGLAQAMALIPGVSRSGSTLTAGLFMGLERATAARFSFLLGIPAITLAGLVELKDVVTGGFAGVGALPLLVGVISSAVFSYISIAWLIRFLQTQSTLVFVVYRLLFGLAILASIAARQPWTVGQ; encoded by the coding sequence ATGAATATCTTTCAGGCGTTCATTTTAGGGTTGGTGCAAGGTTTAACAGAATTTTTGCCTATCAGCAGCACTGCCCATTTAAAAGTCGTGCCGGTGCTATTGGGTTGGGGCGATCCCGGTTCTGCCTTTACAGCAGTGATTCAGCTGGGCAGCATTGCCGCTGTACTTTGGTATTTTTGGAGCGATCTCTCTCAGGTGGTAAACGGTGCAGTCAGAGCACTGGTGCGGCGTGAATACGATGACAAAGACTTCCGCATTGCCTTGGGAATTGCGTTGGGAACCCTGCCCATCATTGTTGGCGGTATTCTAATCAAGGTATTCGTTCCAGACTATGACAACTCTCCCCTGCGGAGTCTGGGGGCGATCGCGATTGCTTCGATCGTCATGGCAGTGCTTTTGGGGGTTGCTGAAAGCATTGGCAAGCGCAAGCGCGATTTTAGCCAGCTAGGAATGCAAGATGGCATTTTAATGGGTTTGGCTCAAGCAATGGCGTTAATTCCCGGTGTTTCTCGCTCAGGTTCCACCCTGACTGCCGGCTTATTTATGGGCTTAGAACGAGCAACAGCCGCGCGATTTTCTTTCTTGCTAGGCATCCCAGCGATTACTTTAGCCGGCCTTGTAGAGCTTAAGGATGTGGTTACAGGAGGCTTTGCCGGTGTGGGTGCGCTGCCGCTACTGGTGGGTGTGATTTCATCGGCTGTGTTTTCTTACATCTCGATTGCTTGGCTGATTCGTTTCCTGCAAACTCAAAGTACCTTGGTATTCGTCGTGTACCGGCTGCTGTTTGGCTTAGCAATTTTGGCATCGATTGCCGCTAGGCAGCCTTGGACGGTTGGACAGTAG